The sequence below is a genomic window from Cicer arietinum cultivar CDC Frontier isolate Library 1 chromosome 6, Cicar.CDCFrontier_v2.0, whole genome shotgun sequence.
GAAGCTGATATATATGCAATGGCATACGAACCGAGAAAAAATGAAAGGATTGAAGGTAGACTAGGAATCATTCTTGATACTGTTAAAGAAAACGGGATTGTTTTCGTTTGAGCCCATCCTTATCGACTTGGGTTGTTTTTGGTGTAGCCTACTTGTATGGATtgttatgttattacaaattttattgaaatgtTTAATGCATCTTCTTGGCATTAATTTGCTCCTTGATGAATTATATTCCTGTGGTTTTATGTTGAGTTTTCTTGGTGGCACATTTGAGAAGGTCAAGTTTCCTCATTTTCAAGTTTTATCAGTCCTCCAAGATATCCATTCTACCCATTTTTGTGaatgaaacaaaagaaaaactacaattgaataattaaaacaaatgtattttgcattttgttGGAGAAAAATGGATGAGTGTTAAGGTAACAGGAGAACTCAGGTACATTTTGGTATATTAATGTTGGAGAACTCAGATGATATAGTTTTCTTTTTagcataaaaatttattaaaaataaaaaataaataaaaatggggGATATAAACTTAATCCGAAAAAAAGTGCAAAAACTGTTTcttaaattatgtaatttttttttcggttaaatagaaattatataatataaattttttctgtatatttttttttcttaaaaattaccTCCTTAAAAGGCTATCACtagcattaaaaaatataatttagtttgactttgttaaaaataaaaaaactgtaACTACCGTAGTTATTGTTCTTTTTGTAACTACTTCACTAACCTTATCAATCTTTTGTAATTAGgttgttaaaataaatttttttcaaatgaatctatgaagttttaaaaatttagataaactatttaaaattttaaaaactcaattaaTTAGTACGAAATAGTTTGGTGAACTAATGACACGTTGAATGAATTTTAAGCAGAAGTTTTGAATTTGATCCCAATAACTAACAACATTTAACTTACTAACATTTTGTCAACAGtaaatataagttaattatcCAATTACAAATTGGATTTCAattgtaaaaatcattaaaaaaattcatattgtttCATAAGCTTCAGattatctcaaaatattatttattgagaatttcttctccaatgtTCTCAAAAGTTTTTGaattatattcaaattaattaatctaacTGTTTAATTTAGAGACTTTTAATACTACATAAATATTTAGATTAACCGATCTGAAGCCCAAAAACAACCTAAAaggagaaaataatatatttttttaattagtggAGATACTTCCTCATTTCTTTGgaaattatttgaataaatttgttGGGATGTAATGTAAGACGGTATATACCGGGtataaataatattgaaaattgagttattattatttgtagagCGATAATATATATGATGAATTAATAAGAACCACAAAAAGTGAAATATGAATGAATGAGGTAACAATAACATACATTAACATCATCACAGTCCCGCGAGAATGAAAGTAATCACTTCATAGatacaaaaagaagaagaagaagaaataaacAAGTTTCATGAATAATAATCACATTCTATCTATTTTGTAACTAATTGTTACTTCTTATCATGCGCACTCTTTCATTACCATCACCatgtctttcttcttcttcttgttatCTTCACACCAACAACAATACGTTCCGCTTTCGCTTCTATTATCCCAATTCTTCTTCTCACAAATGCTTTCACTTGGTAACACCACATTCGTCTCTCAAACAAACCAAAAAACAACCCACTAAAATCAACAACACTACCCCATCTGCCTTAACCCGTTTATTTACTCCCAAAggggaagataataataataataacaataataaagacAAGAAGAATAAGAAGCAGAACATTGAAGAAACAGAAGAAGAATCTGATAATGATGATGGTACTGCTTTGAAGGGTACCCTTTTGGCTGGTGTTTTGCTTCTTGGTTTTGTTGGGGGTTTTGCTTCTCTTGGTTATTTCTATAGAGAACCCCTCAATTCTTTCTTGAATCAATTCTCTGGATTCATTGAAggttatttttcttcttatttcatttaatttaatttccgTCTTCTACTTCTAGGATTATGTTATTTATGCTATGTTGCATGTCCCTGTTTTTCTTTACGCTAGAAtaaatcttcaattgtctcctAAGTATAGCTAAATTGGTAGCTGTGAGGATATTGATATGCAGAAGTTAGGGTTCGAACCGTGATTTCCCACTTCTCCACGCTTAAGTGTGAATCTAGTTACTAGGCTGCTTAaccataaataaaaagaataaatctTCAATTTGGTCTTCAAATATCACTCTAGCGCTCTTATTTGGTCATgaattatagaaatataataaatagttcTTAAATTATtctaattcaataaaattaggGCCCATttgaattagtttatttgaGGTTATCTATTGGCATAAGCACTTGTGAGTCTGTTTGGGGGAGTTTATAGAAGCAGCTTATGATATGTCTATACGTGGTTTTCagctaatttttttgttatctaggataacttttgaaaatagtttatagGTTAAATACAaacagtttgactttattttaccttgttttataaaaataacttatacataagAGCTTATGCTATAAACGCTTATGTTATAAACTGTTTGTTTATGTAAACAGGGCCTTAGTCGTCTCTTACTTTCAAAATAAGAGAGAGGAAGTGATAGTTGAGGGCTAATCGATAGATTAAGAATAGTTTAACCTTTAAAGACTGTTTATTACATTTCCATAGTTCAGATCAAATAAGAGAGATAGTGATAGTTTAGGAATCAAATTGTTGAAAGCTTACTCCTTTACACTAAGGTTACATTTGGAAGAGTTTATCTGAGTTTATCTTATTATGTAAGTAAGTACTTAGGCAAACACACTTAGGTTCTGTTTGGATAACAACTTATTTAAGTGTTTATATGATAAACACTTATCATATAAGTTGTTTCTCTAgctaaaaagaaaatatgattaaattgtcTTCATAAACTATCCTTGAGAGCTTATCAAAATTAGTTCAAGACAACTTATAGACATGAGGTAAGTTGTTTTCATAGGCTCTTCCAAACACCCTGTCAAGTGCTTAGGTTAGTAGATAAGTCCAAATAAGTTGTTTGTAAGTCAATCCAAATGCAATCTTATTCAAAAGTTTGAAAGAATTTACATAAATGAATGTCTAACAGGCTGTGTCTGAATTTAATGAGTATCGTGATGGCTGAAACTGTTAAGTTGTCTTGCCCAAAACAGACAATGCAAGGGAATTTATGAAAATGGTGAAAGAGTACTCACAATATGAAATTACTGACAAGTCTACTGTGGGGAATCGAATGAGTGAGCTGATGTTCACAaacttttagtttattttcacAAGCTCCTAGAGACAGTTGTGTTTTGTAGTCATATGCATCTTATGCAAGCATACTTATCAAAGCATTtggaaaaactaataaaaatgaattacaaTATGTTCacaaatttagtttattttcgtAAGTTCTTAGAGATAGCTGGTGTGTGTTGCGGTCTATGCAAAGTTTACTCTTATTATCTCTTCGAATGCAGAAACTACTCATACACaacttttaattgataaatacttaattaagttgttatCCACGTGTCATCTAATCCTCTCTATCTGTTCTCTTTTGATAAGCAGGTTATGGTTCAGCTGGATATGCATTGTTTGTAGCAGTTTATGCTGGATTGGAGGTATCACTGCATATATCactttttcatattttcaataCTACTTCGCTCATAGTATTTCTACTATGTGATATATCTTCATACAACTAAGGTAGCATTTGATGGACAAGGACGAATGCTTATCTTTGGTGTGTGTTATAATTAGAACCAAACATGAAATAAAGTGAAACTATAGTACATTTTGGTTCCTTTTAAGAAGATAGAATCAACGGAAAACATAGAAGAATAGGTTGTTCTGTGTTGTTCTATCACTGTACCAAATACTTCTACATATTTGTTAATCTCCATATTCGCATTTTCTTCCTCtcccctctctctctctctctctcgagCAAAAGCTTTTTTTTCCTGCTATAGATTTGTAATGTTTCAATCTAACATtggtttatttaatgttgttccAGATCCTTGCAATTCCTGCCATTCCCTTAACCATGTCAGCTGGACTTCTTTTTGGATCGGTTACCGGCACTATCATAGTCTCTATCAGTGGAACAGTGAGTCAATTTTTCCTCAAATCTTTTTTGTAGTTGAGATCCAGAATATGCAAAATTCATGTATAGTTTGAGATCAATTGACTGCATTAACTATAAATCTCTTCTATTGATATTTATAAAGGTTAATGTAtagtatattttttcaaaatacaattaataatcAACTATTTGGTCAGATACTTGTCAATATTTAAGACATCTAAAATTTGGTATGCAAGAGTAAACAAGTACTTATAAGTGATTGGTTGGACATTTAActgcatattttatttaaattattaatggagtgaagtataatttttttgtttcttgttaATAGATATTCAATGTGAATATATTGTTGAATCTATTATAATAAGGCATTGTAATTTGTAGGTGGCAGCTAGTGTTGCTTTTCTTATAGCAAGATATTTTGCTCGTGAGCGTATTCTAAAACTAGTGGAAGGAAACAAAAAGTTTCTTGCTATTGACAAAGCAATTGGAGAAAATGGCTTCAAGGTTGTGACCCTGCTTCGTTTGAGCCCTTTGCTGCCATTTTCTTTGGGGAATTATTTATATGGATTGACATCTGTTAAGTTTATTCCGTATGTATTGGGAAGGTATGGTGCTTATTGCTGATCAATACTAATTTCCATTGTCTTTTTGAATCTTGATCTGGTTTTAAATTGCGGTTTCTGTCGCGGTTACGGTTGTACAGCAAATCTTTATATTGCAGGAAAATGCAGACAAGTGTGGTTGATACGGCCTAAATAGCGATTGCAATGCCGTTGCAGAGACTTTAAAATCTGCAATATTGCAGCTGCATACCAGAAGTTAAAAATGTTGCTTTTAAAAAGagcatttttcttttaaaaatatgttttgtattatatatataaataatgccaAAAGTAGAATTTGGTGTTTGGTCTCTACCATCATTCTAAATTTGCATTAAATTATGACTATACTCTAATGAAATGCAGTTAAGAATGGAACTGGGAATATTTGTGTTAAGCTGGATATCTAATTGGAATTGTCCCAGTTTATTTTCAACTTCGGTTGAAAATGTACAGTTCTTGTAAATATccaatttaaaatgtataattgTCATGCAGTTGGTTGGGGATGCTTCCTGGAACATGGGCTTATGTTAGTGCTGGTGCTTTCGGAAGANNNNNNNNNNNNNNNNNNNNNNNNNNNNNNNNNNNNNNNNNNNNNNNNNNNNNNNNNNNNGAGCAATAATCTTGTGTTTCTACTTTGTTTTCCCCCAAAAAAATTTGTATGCTTGATATGTTTTCTATTCAATCATTATTAGAATTTTTGGCCCTCCATTAGCTTCATACATTTCTTCCTTTCTTTACCATATATTTCTATTTGATACAATTTgaatattataagatatattttttgtggGATGGCCCCAAAGCCAAACTGCTTTCTCTAGGTCTACTTGCAGGGTCAGGCTAATTCTTCTAGGACTGCCAATGGGGCCAGACCTTTTATATGAATGAAAGCAAAAGCTGCTTGAAGAACATTACAGTGAGATGTT
It includes:
- the LOC101496890 gene encoding uncharacterized protein, with amino-acid sequence MRTLSLPSPCLSSSSCYLHTNNNTFRFRFYYPNSSSHKCFHLVTPHSSLKQTKKQPTKINNTTPSALTRLFTPKGEDNNNNNNNKDKKNKKQNIEETEEESDNDDGTALKGTLLAGVLLLGFVGGFASLGYFYREPLNSFLNQFSGFIEGYGSAGYALFVAVYAGLEILAIPAIPLTMSAGLLFGSVTGTIIVSISGTVAASVAFLIARYFARERILKLVEGNKKFLAIDKAIGENGFKVVTLLRLSPLLPFSLGNYLYGLTSVKFIPYVLGSWLGMLPGTWAYVSAGAFGRXXXQEESELSALGGNNQLLTLGLGLLATALAATYVTRLAKDAIKDID